One Microcoleus sp. AS-A8 DNA window includes the following coding sequences:
- the rpmB gene encoding 50S ribosomal protein L28, producing the protein MARKCQLTGRKANNAFAVSHSHRRTKKVQEVNLQWKRIWWPQGNRWVRLRLSTKAIKTLDKLGLQAMAKQAGIDLNRL; encoded by the coding sequence ATGGCACGTAAATGTCAGCTAACTGGGAGAAAGGCAAACAATGCTTTTGCTGTTTCTCACTCTCACCGTCGTACCAAGAAAGTACAGGAAGTTAACTTACAGTGGAAGCGCATTTGGTGGCCTCAAGGCAACCGTTGGGTTAGACTCCGGCTTTCGACTAAGGCGATCAAAACCTTAGATAAGTTGGGTTTGCAAGCCATGGCGAAGCAAGCAGGGATTGACCTGAATCGCTTGTAA